TggtcctctccctctcctcctggTAGATGCGATCTCGCTCGCCCTCCGGCAGGTTGAGGAAGTTTTGCATGGCCTTCAGATTGACCAGCAGGGACTGTGACGCTGAGCGAGGATCCTCCTCCTTACGAAGGATCTCTGACAGCAAAccctgcagccacacacacacacacacacacacacacacacacacacacacaaacagagttAATAACATAAGAAAATAATATGTTATGGGGATCTTTGATAAACATTAAgatcatttatttcagtttaccTGTGTACGATTAAAAGCCACCCGAGCAAACACAGCCTGGGAAACGCTggctctcttcagctcgttccTGACTTGCTGGTAAATGTCAGAGGAGACTTCGGCCCCTGAGCAGTTGAGGCCGGGGTGCTCATTCGTGGCCCCGGGGCCCTTGCAGGTCCGTGCGATAGGCGGATGGTTGAGGAACTGCTGGTTGACTCCCTGTGGGTGCTGGTGGGCGAGCAGGCGGCTGACAGCCAGCTGCTGGTTGATGAGGTGGGCCATGGCGAGCTGTTGGCGCACGAGCTGAGGGGAGAGCTGGGGAGACAGGAGCCCGCTGTGGCCCAGGAGCGGTGGACCCTGGGGGCGCAGTGGGGGACTGGGGTGGTGCTGGCCGGCAGGGTGAGGCAGACAGTGAGGCTGGGTGGAGGTTGGGGTGTCCCCAAGGCTACTCTTGATGGGAAGAGCTCCATGGCCGCCCAGGCTGCCCAAATGGGTGGGGGAGGGTAAGAGAGAGGGAAGACGCTGGCTGAGGATGCTTAGGTCCAAATCCCTCTCCACTGTGTCAACACATGCAGGTTTGTGTTATTGTACATCTGAAGAGCTTTCATCCtctaataatacaataaacCAAATCTCAACATTACTAGAGTCATGGGTCATGGTCATGCAGATTGAGCCTTTATGTCACACAACTTCCAATTTATAGTGGAGTTCCCTGGTTTTCTGAACTTTTGGGAAACAATGTGCAAGACaacaaaatatttccatttgttgtCAGGGCTCtgctttggttttattgtttcattcaacatcatcaacatcatacAGCTTAGAGTGGAAGAATAAAAGCAATGTGTTCTCAACTCTGAAAGCAGCATAATGTCCCTGCTTATTTGAATCACATCTAGAACAGCTGACAGATCTTAGATAGTTGATGTTGAGTTGAACATAAATCAGTTACTAACTGGTGTGAAAAGCTTTGCCTTTTCCAGTTCGTCTCTATGTTGGAGTCAGATGCCCCAGAAACATGTGTATAAATGCATAACAATTCACTTCAAATTCAAAATCTAATGTTCTTGACATTTGCCAGCTTTACATCATTATAACACAGTGAACTTGCAACTACTAGCCAATCCAATTAGTGTTCAATTTGGTTCTCCAAAAGCAAATATCTAACGCATTTGTTAGTGAGAAAGTGTTCAACTCCATCATTTAATCACTTAAGGACCACAGCCGACCCTCAAACATGAGTACATCATTTCACTAGAATATCTGGAATATTACTACAATCTGTACCTTTTATGTCTGATTTGTCCTGCGCTGACCACATCTTCTCAATGTATTCACCTGAAGGGAAAATATCAGACCATTAAGCATATTCTATTCATCACTGATACATTCAAAACTCCGATTTATACACACCTACCAACATTTATGTACGCAGCTATAACATAAATGATCTAAATGAGGCAATTAGCTATGTAACTATGAGCTGAAAACAGACTTCGTTTAGTAAAGTCTTCCTTTCAGAATGATAGGAACTTCCAGTGGTGCAAGAGATGATCTCACAATGAATATGTCTTTGGTTAAGCATGAACACTGAAGTCCTATTTTCACTCAGATAAGATTATCAAATAACTGAAGACCGCTCCTCTTTTTGaactctttctgtttttccGGATTTTAACCGTCTCCTCACAAATCTGCTTCTGATTATGCTTCTACTGGGCTGCTTTGGGAGTCACATTTTAGGTTATTAGGGGAATAAAAGTTGAAGTGAGGTTTGGCAGGGCATCAGATTTTTACCTTCTGTGTGTGCAAGAGGAGCTCTCATTTCTGGGttttggtggtggtggatgtgtgtgtggatgtgtgtgtgtgtgtgtgtgtgtgtgtgtgtcggggagCTACTGCTGTTTTCCATTAGGAGTTAAGAGCATTTAGTTTTGTCATGTGTATTAAGGGTGACATTAATGTGAACCATGTGTGACAGTTCCTTCCTACTGAGAGCTGTCACTGGCAGACGTCTCATGCAGCAGATTAGACACATGCAGACTGACACGTGTGCTCGTGCATTTGCGGGAGGGGGGCGGACAGAAGAATGGGAAAAACGTCATTAAAAGAAGGATCACATTTGTAGTAACTAAAGTGACACATACAATGGCGGCGAGGCAGGTGAGCCGTATTAAGTCGAGCCGGTGATTAGCGGTGAGTGTCAGTTTTTAAAGAGCTCTGACAGTCTCTACCTTTAAGAGTTTTCAAAGCAACATGAGGCAAATAAAGTGTAAACAGCTGAACAGTTGATGGTTCAAGTGCAGGAGAGTCCGTCacaaaaaactgtaaaagttTTTAACAAGGCAGGAGAATTTAACAAGGAGAGGCACGCCACCAAACTGCATCAGCGGTGATGAAGTGACGCTCACAGATGGACCGACACTTAACTGAGGTTTACTGAACATTGTATTCatacagactgaaaaaaaaaactaaaaccacAGAAGTGAAGCAACACCTGTGACAAACTGCACGCACACACGAACCCAGACTACTGTGAAAAATCAGTGTAATGTGTTTACATGCATCACAATAGTCTGATTACAACTGTTTTTCATCCCTGTGTGCATGCTCTTCACTTTTTCTCGTTGTATCTAGACAGTTTGGGGTTTTTACTGCTGAGATTTTAGGATATCTGCATTTCTACACTTCTTTCTCCAGTTAACGTGGCTTATTTTATGGTGCTTACAGCTTTGAGAGGTTACATTGAGAACACCCCACTTCATCGAAAGTTTTCATATGGGACTATTTCTTCAGAAGGAAGTTTCACAAATGCAAGAAGAGGCAGAATAGTCAGAGACAGATTTCTCAAATTATGggcaaataaaactaaaactaagtcagaaaatatgttttctgttattCAACCATTCAAGTAAATGTGGACTTATTTAGACACAGCAATGCAGGGCTAGTATTTTTTACATTCTATTCTAGTCTATTCCTTTCTTGGTGCTGGCTATCTCGTATAAATAACACTGAAGATCACTGATTGTTCATAACATACATAGTCATAACATCCTAATATGCCTTCTTTACTGTAGATATGTTGACTtatcatagcaggaaaagcacaggtgttactaatcaCATGACTGATTACTCTGTTCTGTTGCTTGGGAGGCAGCATGCACAAGACCAGCAGTGTGAAACTAAAGCAACTACTGTAGCAGTCATCATTTATGCTAATATTGACACCTGTGCTTGtcctactgtgacatgtcaaaaagGCCTATTAACGTTTATAGTATGTGGATATTTCTAAGtagatttgtttttatcttattGGTTTTTTTGCACATGCATTCACTCTTCGTAGTCTCAGGGAGTTTGtacagtttttactttttttcttttcttaataaATCTTACTAGTTGTATTCGTATATATTTGTATCAGAGCAGTCTTATTTCTTTAGCATTCCCAAATTAAACCGACTTTTCAACTGCAGAACATTTGAACGTGTCATGGCAGGAAAAATCACATGGCAggaactaataacattaacgacGGCTCTGCTCCATCAATTACAGCAATGCAATCCAGTGATTAATAATGTCATTAGTCACACCTGtgtttgacaagtcaaaatgttcgATGTAAAAAAGGTCAGTTCAACTTAGTTTCACTCGTCGTTTTTGTCCCCAGGTCAAACAGCTTTACTTTAACAGTCTAGGGAGGAATTGGAGTCAGTGCCTTGCTCAGGGACACAAATTTAAAACCTACAGATTCCTTGAATGAAACAGAGCTTGTATGAGGTGTAAGAGTTACCTTTGATGCGCTTGTACCTCTTGTACCAGCGTCCAAACTCCTGGCATTTGGAGGTGGAGACGTTGGCATAGTAGGAACTGTTTACTATTGCTGAGATCATACtctgacagagagacacagacaaagGGCACGTTTTAGAAATATCATATTTGACAGGTTTCAAATGCAAAATTTAGTTACCTGGAAAAAAGTGGTCATGATACTGTAgcgtttttcatcttttcattatTAGCTGATACTCTTCGGAAGAGGATTACAAACACATGTCAGAAAAGAGGATTTTGAGCCAGAATTTGAAGAAAAGTCTGCATTACTCATGTTAATTATAAATCTCAAGAGTTCTGACTTTTCTGCACTCCGAACACTAAAAACTCTTTATGCAAACATGTTCTCCTCGGTTCATGAAAAGCCTGTGTAGTCTTGGGAGTGGCAGTGCCTTGAGACAGGCTAAAAATTAGAAATCTCAGCAGCTGACCATCATTGCTGATTTCTGAAAACTCTTCACGCCTACTCCCTTTCCCATCATGCACTATGATCACTCATACAGAGCCCAAGATGCACAAAGGCAGCTCTAAGTGAACAGCGAAAGCTCTACATGGGAAACACTACAGATTAAAACTCACATGAGtcaggctgcaaacacacaccacccACACACTTCCCCTAATCACTAATTACATCATGACTAAGTCGTGTGTATAAATCACAAGTTGAAATGACACACTCGCAGTGCGCCTAATGACTGCAGGGTGTGTGTGAGCGGGATAATTGAAGTGTGCGTGTTTGCATCCTTTCCCATGGGACGGTatcaatatttgtgtgtgtgtgtgtgtgtgtgtgtgtgtgtgtgtgtgtgtgtgtgagcgagagaaaaaaaaaattacaaagtGCACTAAGTGTGTGGTGAACTGATGATGAAACCACATGTGTTTAGAGAAAATGCTTAGCAGCATTTCGGATATAAgcgtgtgtttgagtgtttgtgtgtatgcgtgaCAAACTGAATCAAATCCAGTCAAATATTTAGATTCAGAGAATGAAGTTAATCTAATATCTCCTCAATCGCTTCTTGCACAAATGTTGTAATGTAAATAGGTCTTCTATTATTGCTCATCTGCCATTCAGGATactggaaattaatgtaaataagATAACATCACAAACAAAGACTTATTTCAGTGCTAAACTCAACAGTCAAGTGAATCAAAATTAACAATCAAACAACTTTCTTGgatgaaattatgttttttgtgtgtcaaataacaagaaaatatatatgtgtatatttcaAGCTcaaatttgctgtttttatatgGAAAAGATGAGTATTAGCAtttatcatcacatttgagatcTGATAGAATAAGCATTTACTTCATCAAAACAAGAAGCAGATTATtcagatttaaaagaaaataattgttaatgGCCAAAAAATGTGACTTAGATATTTTTTGTGTTGAGTTGTTAAAATGTCAGGTAACATCACAGCCTCACTCTCTCTGGAAATATTTAGTTGTTTCACCTCCCTTTGTTTCTTCCAAAACCTCTCATACAATGTGAGTGAATACAACAAGTGTTTGAGTTGGAGACATGATGTAGCTGCTGCAGTGCCGTTGAGCATTCACCTGGGAGAGGGGACACTCCTTGGCCAGAGCGCTCTGGTTGGTCTCTCGGAGCAGCTCTTTGAGGGCGTTCCTCACCGTGGCGTGGGTCCACTGCTCTGATGGCAGCTCCTCCAGCCGTGCAAAGCTGCATATGTGAAAGGCTTCATTATAACACTCAGTATCACACGTTTCATATGCAATTGAATCCCTTTTAATACCTTGTTTTGCTCTGTCACTGCTCTTAAAGTGTTTTTCCTTtgactcttttttaaaattgtagttCAGGAGCAGGACCACACCTCAAACACTCCTTTTCCTGTCTTATTTCTGAAACATAAGCTATCTCAGCTCTCCTGTGGGCATGATTGCCCTCCTCTTGTTATTggtattattacttttattaaatCGATACAATTATACTGCTTATCTATGAGAAACTGACCCTGGCAATTTTATCATTTTGGGTGATTCTTTTAGGATGGAAATTCAAATTAAGCATCACCCAAAACAGGTTAATATTgctcaaaccccccccccccccccgacacacacacagacacgcgaCTGACCTGTGCAATAGGATCCGCAGTGTTACCATGTGGTAAACATCCAGCAGCATGTCAGCCACTGTTGCCTCTGGAGCATCTGTCAGGCAGTGGATGGGCATCGGCTTCCACCGTCCCACTTTAATGATGcctggagaacacacacacacacacacacacacacatatatataaacataggAAGCATGCTGCTCAATGGCTGTTTGAAAGACTTGATTTGAAATGAGTTTTCacgttgttgtgttttcttatcACTGAGGTAAACCTGCTAGTGTCGTGTGACCCGTCTGTGAAGCTCTTGCAGCATCATATGGGTTCAACATTCCCCTAGTCTTCCTTAAACCGTGACTGGAAGTGCAAATCTAAACAGGCCTAATCGCGTTAGAATCTGCTAAATCAAACGCAGACCCTGCCTGGCCTTGGCTTGCCAGCCTCAatcgtgtgtgtatgtgtgtgtgtgtgtctgtgtgtgtgtcttcatcacATGAGGATGGTGGTGATAGGGGCAAAAGAACAAAGGCTGTTCTCTTTGGACTATACAGTTGATTAATTAGAGGAGAAATGTAAAATCAGCCCCAACATTAAAAGACTGAAGCAGGCTGTGAATGAGAGCAGCGTTTTGATGTTGATGTGCTGAATAAACACTGTGAGGTCATTGTTCTCCTGTCTGACTCCATTTCTTCTCATAACTGGCAGTCATTGAGGGTCCTGCAGCTGCCTTTGCTTTCGAGATAATTGTTAATACTTTGACCTATCATCCTCTGGTTAGTGATTCATGAATTTACAGGCATACTTTAAACTTTCCCTTTGAAATGGATATTGGCAGCACTGATGGACATTCTATGCTTAAACAGGAAACATAGAATCAAATCactttttttgtcacatttaccTGGTCACCATCTGTATATATTAAAGCCTCTCATGTATGGATAATACACCAAAGcatcaaataaaaactgaggtGCGACAAATTAAGCTTATTCTTCAGAGAGGTGCGTGACCCTTGTTTTCGAGcaacaaaatgaggaaaagtTGCAAAATGTTCATCCTTAACATCTGataaacatttccatttcttttgAGATGTCTAATAATAAAATTGGGACTGAAATAGTACTAGTTGCTGAAGACTGCTTGTGTTATGTCTACAAACTacatgagaatgtgtgtgtggccttACACAGCATGTGacagtattttattgtttttctagTGCGTCTGCTCATAGCAACTAAACCATGATTAAAGTTTTTTCGTGTGTTTGGACAAATGAGAGCACTTGGTTGAGGCGAGGGAATAATCATTGCCTTAGTTAAATATTTGACTGGAAGCATGAGTCAAGTGTTTACGAttacaatatttaacaaaaatcaTGCTTTTTCGCTAACTTTCCTAATCAAAGGGGGCTTTAATAGCTTAAATCTAACCACACCCTGATCGCTGATGTCCAAGTCCTGCACTTTGTCCATCCACCATTCACTCAGACCAACTCCCTACAATCTCTGTGTCCTATTTGACTTTTTCAGAAATTGTTTCCAGTGAACATAATAATCCACACAGCAATTatgtttcaaaatgtattgGCCAAAACAAATTAGTAGcatataaacataatttctaggagacagggcTGCCTGTAAACTTGTTTCAAAACATCCACAGTGACTTGGAGGGCATGTGAAGCTGCTGTAAAAttcaaaaatttaaaataagtgAGCCGAGATGAATTGTCCTGAGTGCAGTATGTCTCTTAAATTAAGGAATGGGCTGTTTATGGAATTGTGGTTTCTGAAAAGTGGTTTGCAAGCCTTAAAATATATAGTAAATGGTTATTTTTAAAGTGAGCAAATATCAGTGAATGCTACCCAAAACACAGACTTAAGTTAAATTGAGGTTGATCCTTTTGCCCTTTCACCTAAGACCATAAGAGCAGTAACCATATACTCCAAATCAGAAATAGCTTCTTTTTAATTAGCCATAATGCAAAACTTAATTAAAGAAAAACCCCTGTGCCAGTTAAGAGTTTAAAAATACTCCTGCAAGCCAAAGTTATGCAAGATGCAATTCAATTGCAGAAGAAAATAGAAGAGACTGTATAATTTTGGTTGTGACCACACCGGGGTAAAAATGCATGACTCTAgccaaaaaatatttatttgaaaagaaaagacttGTTTCACTGAACAAAACCTAGCCATTTGGCAGTGGCGAGGGGGGTCCCAGGGCGTCGGCCACTTGGTTAGAGAGTGCCCTGTGTTTACGGGACACCAGGAATGTCAAACTGccctactctgtgtgtgtgtgtgtgtgtgtgtgtgtgtgtgtgtgtgaaggctgtTGTTTCATGGTGGACTGGATGTCTGCCCTCCTGTTTTGATCTCAGTCTTGCACCAAACTTACTCCAAATCATTCCTAGTATCCCCATCATGCTGCTAGTGGCATGGGCTGAACCACATCAAGAGATAAGAGTTAGACAAAGCAGACAGATTTATCTTTAAAATACCTTATTGGTAAATAACTTTTTTGGTACTGTCTGCACTTGTGTGGCTAATGCCGCCCATCTAGAAACGGGTTACGCTCtattcagctgctgctggaaataatTAATTACTCATAAATTACCAGAGAAAGTCGTAAGAAAGTCAAACATGCAATGTTTTCCATTAGCGTGTAATAGTGGAAAAGATGTGACACTGATGAACAAATGAGTTTGGCTTCATCAAACCTTATGAATAGTGAGTATTGTTTGAGTTTGGGTGGAGCTGAGATGGGGATgaagcaatcaatcaatcattcaatcaaacAGATACCTTAAAACACAGTTCTTACTCTTAGTAAACCTTTTATAATGCAACACTGATCTCAAAGCAAGTAATCAGCAATTCAAACCCCTCAACCCCTGTCTGTGGTTCAAACTGAGATTTTGTATTTCTAAACAAACATTGAAGATGGTTATCCACCTTCACACAGTAAGAATATTCTTCATTTCATTATTCAGTGACCATCAAAGGAGCAGAcataagaaaatattaaaatcctTAGAGATGTTCCCCATCTTCTTTGCTGACTGATGCTCATTATCAGTTACTCCTGAGAAAGCCATCACAAGTGGTTTAAAGGAattgaaattaatatatttaaaaagtgcaagAACTGCTCATGTGTCAGAAACGGGAGTATTTggatgtgaacacacacacacacacacacacacacacacacacacacacacacacacacacacaacttaccACGTGCTTGAACAGCTGAGTTGTGTGAGTATCCCAGGGCAACCAGCACCGTCTCTACAAGCTGCGTGAAGAGGACGTCCTTACGAACCAACACAAACTCAGCGTGACGGTCTCCACGCCCCTCGCAGTCTCCAGCCATGCTCATGTCAGCATGCTCCACCACGCAGTAGACTGGGATCATCAaacctggcacacacacacagggagaagagtcagaggagaggagaggagatgtaAACCCTGTAAGTTGCCTCCGAAACCAAACAATTTATTACAGCTGTTTATCATGGCAGGAAGGAACCACAGTGGAGGTGTTGGTTAGTGCAGACCAAATAGCAGTATTTCCACATCATTTCTAAAAAAGCTTCCTGGGAAGAGCAATGAAGAGAGAGTTAAACTGGTACACTTTTAGTTCATTAATTAATCATGAGTTAATTCCAGAACAATGCTTGTGTGTAACCTCTAGAGTCTTTTACTCAGTACACAGCACGTTAAAATTTAAAGATTGTCTACAGGcaagcacacaagcacacagttTGACATCATTTTTGGTTTAAATGGAACTTTTCTTTCAAGGAAGTTCCTATTTTCCATGTAAGTAAAACAATACATGTAGGAAACATTGAATCAGTAAAGCACGGCCTCGCCAGAAATGTTTACTGATGAGAAGAACCAGTCGTTTAACTGAGAAATTGCTGATATGGATCTCTGCATCAGCTTCTAAAATGgttggaaagagaaaaaggtgaGATAGTCTTTTGGCAGCCCCCACGAAGGTAGTTTGTTGTGTctgtttacatttagtttgcaCTGTTTCCCATCTGAATTTCTATCTGTCTAAACACTTTGCAGGAATTtggagtttctttttttgtcatccATGTTTCTGCATCGTGAACAACATCTGTGGGAAAGCATTTCCTACAGAGACTGATCCTGACAGCAACATTTTTCAACTCATTTTGTCTGTTGGGTGACGTAGTGTGACTTCACCCTCACTGCTGCAGTATAGCTCCTTGGTGGCCCCAGTAGAAGACTCTGGTTAAACTGGGCAGCTGCCAGTATGAGTGTAAGTCAGTGTAAGATTGTACAACTAGATTTGTGTTTAACACCACGTATTAAAACCCACAAGGAATCCGACTTATTTCCAGAGCTGCTCTTAATGCGCTGCTGGACATAATATCTATATCATTAAGCCCTAAGGAGGAAGAATGCCATAACAGTGAAAGTGATCCATGTGAGTTGGTCTGGGCTCACTATTGGGCAAGTACTGAGAACTCCTCCAAGCCTGGAACCCTTCACACCCATTGAGTCCACTGCTCTGTCCCGGAGGAACTGCTAATTAACGAGCTATCAATCCTTCTCCTGACGAAGCCGTGATAGATCAGCCAGAGCCAAACCACAGCAGCATCAGGCACGCTATCGGCCAATAACCCGACCGCTCAGTGCGAGGGTGGAGGCGACCCAGCTGAatgtctatgtgtttgtgtgggagtgtgtgtgtgtatactgttgCAATGTTTGTGTGATGATGCATGATGATGTTTTCAACTGCATGAGAGAATAATGGGcatctgtgcgtgtgtgtttcctgtgtagGTATTTCGGAGTGTGCATGCTGCTCTGTAATATCAATGCagaatgtgtgttcatgtttgtgtttgtgtgtgtgtgtgtgcataagtgTGGCCACCCCACCTATAGATGGTAAAAACCATTGTCATCCACATGCTGGTAGCATTTAGACTTCTTTTTTGATCCATCTTTTTCACACATTGAGCAATAGTATACTTTCTTAGTTGCTTGGTtgttcacatactgtaaatacatgtCTACAGTAAATGTTGTGGACCAAAAAAGATAACCTTGGGATAAATGTAAGGGATATAGAGTGATAATATCCATTTCTGCAACAATCAATtaatctgaaaagaaaaaagaaaaattctctatctatcatttttttgtatttttctcagtttcattaactgtaaatgtaatatctATATGGACAAAACAagtcacacaaatacaacaatgaTGGTATGGGCTTGATGGACAGCTGGGAATAAGAGGGTCAaatgcctgaggtttcttcctgttaaaagaggTTTTTCTTGCCGCTGTCGCCAAGTCCTTGCTCAAGTGgtaatgttgggtctctttaaagttaagacctgaagagtacagtttagaacctgctctatgtgtaatgtgtcttgagatgactttgttgtgatctggtgctatacaaataaagattgattgattgattaaacaGCAAGTCTGCTTTATGACTTTGTTCAAGCCAAATCAAGAACTCAAGGGTAAATCAAAAGATAAACTGTATtgtctgctgtttttttgttttctgcagGAAATAGCCACATGATTTCTTGCACATGAAAGTGATACTGATAGAAGTGGTGAGACATTACTTAACTCAGcagtatgtgtgcatgcgtgtgtgcgtatgtgtgtgtttgtgtttacaccCCACCTCCGAGTGGTCTCAGCGGTGTGCCGTTCTGTCGGCTTCGTGGGGCTGCCGGGCTGCCGTTGACCTCCAGACGGTTCAACTTGCATGGCGGGGGGCCACTGGAGGCGGgactctcccccctctcccccctctcccctctctcctctgggCTGACACTGTCCCGGAGGCTGGGGCTCTCTGTTCCCCCTCCCACACCTCCTCGCTGATCCATCTCCCTGCAAACTCCAGGAGGAGCACCCAGCACAGTGTGTGAATCTGGGAGAGAAACAGAACATTCAGGTCACATCAAATGTTGTTTTACTATACCAATCCAAAGCAAACTGCCATGTCCATCACTAAAGGACAGATGTTTACATGCATATTTTACCTTTTTGTTTAAGGTTTGAGTTACATAGTACATGCAGCTTCCACACTAAATCAGTAAGCCTCTCAAATAACTAAAAGACAGTCTTCCTGCAGTGTagttacatactgtacacaaagTATATCATTTGTCATACTTTGCCAATGTTGACAGACTTTGGTCTTTCCCTCTTCAGCcaatattaaacacatttctttgttaTTTACATACAGGGAAGGCACAGACAACCACAACAGACAGTCAGAGGCATCTGGGACGAATCATGATGGTTGACAAGTGTGTTTCACTCATAGACTAAATACAGACATGTATATTATCTTTGTTTAGACACACTGGAGTACACATGTTATAATGACAGGCGACAATGAACTAGCCTTACTGTAGGTGAGGTATGACAATCATCAAATGTTTGCCTTATGTTGTGTTCAATGTCACACTTACATATGTTAATGTAGTCATTATTTATGCTAATGAAAACTGTATTTAGCAAACAGTTCTGAGAAATATCAACATACAACCATCAAGACACATTATAGAAGAAAATTCGTTTTTCCTTATTAATATGCAAAGATATGCAGCAAGGTGCCT
The sequence above is drawn from the Scomber japonicus isolate fScoJap1 chromosome 24, fScoJap1.pri, whole genome shotgun sequence genome and encodes:
- the LOC128354337 gene encoding DNA-binding protein SATB2-like → MDQRGGVGGGTESPSLRDSVSPEERGERGERGESPASSGPPPCKLNRLEVNGSPAAPRSRQNGTPLRPLGGLMIPVYCVVEHADMSMAGDCEGRGDRHAEFVLVRKDVLFTQLVETVLVALGYSHNSAVQARGIIKVGRWKPMPIHCLTDAPEATVADMLLDVYHMVTLRILLHSFARLEELPSEQWTHATVRNALKELLRETNQSALAKECPLSQSMISAIVNSSYYANVSTSKCQEFGRWYKRYKRIKGEYIEKMWSAQDKSDIKVERDLDLSILSQRLPSLLPSPTHLGSLGGHGALPIKSSLGDTPTSTQPHCLPHPAGQHHPSPPLRPQGPPLLGHSGLLSPQLSPQLVRQQLAMAHLINQQLAVSRLLAHQHPQGVNQQFLNHPPIARTCKGPGATNEHPGLNCSGAEVSSDIYQQVRNELKRASVSQAVFARVAFNRTQGLLSEILRKEEDPRSASQSLLVNLKAMQNFLNLPEGERDRIYQEERERTTNTNHNHTTNHIPNPSPNTQRHIQTKCSMPGAELPLKLDSLVNITSGIYEEIQQEMKRAKVSQALFAKVAANKSQGWLCELLRWKESPSPENRTLWENLSTIRRFLALPQTERDQVYEDESRQQHNDRLHTILHIPDQQVLHRQPLPPLTTPSPIHEDPKPVPMPVLQGSEDGSQRGMSPGLGGPKKARSRTRISLEALGILQSFIGDVGLYPDQEAIHTLSAQLDLPKHTIVKFFQNQRYNVKHHSQAREPGPGEDDQESLSPSEGGVSTAEHLGEEGLSASEESSDDGRGSVGVFRTEGGDKEGGREREMEVEKEEGDDGKASAPATSSLSPYSSLDSPHSAEQQR